A single region of the Lycium barbarum isolate Lr01 chromosome 2, ASM1917538v2, whole genome shotgun sequence genome encodes:
- the LOC132622372 gene encoding dof zinc finger protein DOF1.2, which yields MLPYHSRPMIMIERTRKSNIEQAPNCPRCASTNTKFCYYNNYSLSQPRYFCKACRRYWTKGGSLRNVPVGGGCRKSRRSKSSRKDDNTLQTSSPLLSEAAGADIDLADVFAKYLNQGATSDHDQDNILQESPLADQDSSSIGASLSDSPSSDSLVMLDETIMGNFQDYPCGNFLQQEQLHEGGSIQVGAEDFLDFNTSLLEMQAMLGDEIIGQTEEFDHYNTWQPMMQFQDFGPILEDDQLMKNSTPNLASDNNNYSSFDLSNYV from the coding sequence ATGCTACCGTACCATTCAAGGCCAATGATCATGATAGAGAGGACACGAAAGTCCAACATAGAGCAAGCACCAAATTGTCCTAGGTGTGCCTCTACCAACACAAAATTTTGTTACTACAACAACTATAGCTTGTCACAACCTAGGTATTTTTGCAAAGCTTGCCGGAGATACTGGACTAAGGGTGGTTCTCTTAGAAATGTCCCCGTTGGTGGTGGTTGCCGGAAAAGTCGACGTTCAAAATCCTCCAGAAAAGACGATAATACCCTTCAAACGTCGAGCCCCCTCCTCTCTGAAGCTGCCGGAGCTGACATTGATCTAGCCGATGTTTTCGCCAAGTATTTGAACCAAGGGGCAACCAGTGATCATGATCAAGATAATATTCTTCAAGAATCTCCCTTAGCTGATCAAGATTCTTCTTCTATTGGAGCAAGCTTATCTGATTCTCCTTCATCAGATAGCTTGGTTATGTTGGATGAGACCATTATGGGTAATTTTCAAGATTATCCTTGTGGTAATTTCCTTCAACAGGAACAACTACATGAGGGGGGTTCAATTCAAGTAGGTGCCgaagattttcttgattttaacaCAAGCTTGCTTGAAATGCAAGCCATGCTTGGGGATGAAATAATAGGGCAAACAGAAGAATTTGATCATTATAACACGTGGCAACCGATGATGCAGTTTCAAGATTTTGGACCTATTTTAGAAGATGATCAGCTCATGAAGAATTCAACACCAAACTTAGCCAGTGACAATAACAACTATAGCTCATTTGATCTATCTAACTATGTATGA